The nucleotide window TCTTACTCACCAATGGTTTCTTCAAAGGATGAAATTAATCTTTTTTGTTTTTCCCGGAATTAGTATGTCTTTTTATCAATTATAGTTTTGCAGTTGAGACAAAAAACTCTGTGTACACATATCGTCGCTCCGCAAACCTTGCATTTCCATTTTAAGTCCTCGGCTTTCAAGAATGTCTCAATCCCGGACTTTTTAATGTCGTCAAGATTTTCGATCATGCTCATTCCATATTTGGATTTATATCGTAAATCAAGATTTTTTAACCTTGTGCAGGGATATATTTTACAATCAAAACAATATCCGGATTCAGTTTCTGCAAGCAGTTCACAATTTGCAATTTTACAGCTCCGGCATACCTTTGGCTTGTTCGGGTCATCAATCCTGTAACAGCCACCACAAGGTTTTTTATCTCTTAAATGACCAATGCAGAGCCCGCAATTCATTCCGCAGGGAGCAATAATTTTAATCATTGACATTAGTTTGTTTAATCAACCAACACTAGCACCCGGAGTCGGGATATCTATCTAAAAAATCTATTTATGTCAAAGATCCATCATAGAACGTTTGAGCCAATTCTGCCGCAAGTTGCCGTTGATTATTCATGTTTCTATGATTTTTTATTAAATGACCTACAACGTTCGCCGGTATTGCCAAACAAGCCAGGTGCGCTGTTAATTTCTTTAAATTATTCAAAATACTCGATTCCGTTTTTGTCTACATAACCCCTTTTACCATCAATTTCAACCATAAACAACCCATTCCTGATTTGAACGATATAATTGTATTTTTCTTTCTGTATTTTTCCGTAATCGATATTGTAATCAGGATAATTTATTTTTCTTATATACTCAAATTTAAGAATAAAGTCATCCCATTTCATAAATTCAATTAATGTCTTTCCAGATGTATCTATTGCACTGTAAAAACCTTT belongs to Bacteroidales bacterium and includes:
- a CDS encoding DUF3795 domain-containing protein; its protein translation is MIKIIAPCGMNCGLCIGHLRDKKPCGGCYRIDDPNKPKVCRSCKIANCELLAETESGYCFDCKIYPCTRLKNLDLRYKSKYGMSMIENLDDIKKSGIETFLKAEDLKWKCKVCGATICVHRVFCLNCKTIIDKKTY